From the genome of Erythrobacter litoralis, one region includes:
- the argS gene encoding arginine--tRNA ligase, whose protein sequence is MEHTTLYAEYAGRIEAALKALVAQGQLPADASFANVTLEPPRDPSHGDLATNAAMVLAKAAKTNPRALAELIVEKLAADPTVTSADIAGPGFINLRLDSSAWLGELSAIHDLGADYGRSEMGRGRRVNVEYVSANPTGPMHMGHCRGAVVGDALATLLEHAGHLVTREYYINDAGGQVDTLARSAHLRYREALGEDIGAIPEGLYPGDYLKPVGEYLASELGARFRDAPEEDWLPAFRAEAVEKMMDLIRSDLALLGIHHDVFASEAALHVAGKPEEAEEWLRAHDLVYDGVLEAPKGKAPPEDWEPVELPLFRSTKFGDDQDRPIKKSNGAWTYFGADLAYHMQKAAHADELIDIWGADHAGTVKRIKAAVTALSQGQGRTIPFDVKLVQMVQLMRAGEPVKMSKRSGNFITIADMVDEVGKDVVRFTMLTRKPEAQMEFDFAKVVEASKDNPVFYVQYAHARIRSTLRKAAEAGFAPSGDALDRLGDEEIALIRLAARFPREIEAAARAREPHRIAFYLYDLAAELHAFWNLGNDSPEKRFIVEQDAELTGARLFLGQAIGQVVRAGLAVLGVEAVESM, encoded by the coding sequence ATGGAACACACCACTCTCTACGCCGAATACGCAGGCCGGATCGAAGCCGCGCTGAAGGCATTGGTCGCACAAGGGCAGCTGCCCGCCGACGCATCCTTCGCCAACGTGACGCTCGAGCCGCCGCGCGATCCCTCGCATGGCGACCTTGCGACCAATGCGGCGATGGTGCTGGCGAAGGCCGCAAAGACCAATCCGCGTGCTTTGGCCGAGCTGATCGTCGAAAAGCTCGCCGCCGATCCGACCGTCACCAGCGCCGACATCGCAGGCCCCGGCTTCATCAACCTGCGGCTCGATTCGAGCGCATGGCTCGGCGAACTTTCCGCGATTCACGATCTCGGCGCGGATTACGGGCGCTCCGAGATGGGCAGGGGCCGCCGCGTCAATGTCGAATATGTCTCGGCCAATCCGACGGGTCCGATGCATATGGGCCATTGCCGGGGCGCGGTGGTGGGCGACGCGCTCGCGACGCTGCTCGAACATGCCGGGCACTTGGTGACACGCGAATATTACATCAACGATGCGGGCGGGCAGGTCGACACGCTCGCCCGGTCGGCGCACCTGCGCTACCGCGAAGCGCTCGGCGAGGATATCGGCGCGATCCCCGAGGGCCTCTATCCGGGCGACTACCTGAAGCCGGTGGGCGAATATCTCGCGAGCGAACTGGGTGCGCGGTTCCGCGATGCCCCGGAAGAGGACTGGCTCCCCGCGTTTCGCGCCGAGGCGGTGGAGAAGATGATGGACCTCATCCGGTCCGATCTCGCGCTGCTCGGCATCCATCACGACGTATTCGCCTCCGAAGCCGCGCTCCATGTCGCGGGCAAGCCCGAAGAGGCGGAGGAATGGCTGCGCGCGCACGATCTCGTCTATGACGGCGTGCTCGAAGCGCCCAAGGGCAAGGCCCCGCCCGAGGACTGGGAGCCGGTCGAACTGCCGCTTTTCCGCTCGACGAAGTTCGGCGACGACCAGGACCGGCCCATCAAAAAGTCGAACGGCGCGTGGACCTATTTCGGTGCAGACCTCGCCTACCACATGCAGAAGGCCGCTCACGCCGACGAGCTGATCGACATCTGGGGCGCGGACCATGCAGGCACGGTCAAGCGGATCAAGGCCGCCGTCACCGCCCTGTCGCAAGGGCAGGGGCGCACAATCCCGTTCGACGTGAAGCTGGTGCAGATGGTTCAGCTGATGCGCGCGGGTGAGCCGGTCAAGATGTCCAAGCGTTCGGGCAATTTCATCACCATCGCCGACATGGTGGACGAGGTAGGCAAGGACGTGGTGCGCTTCACCATGCTCACCCGCAAGCCCGAAGCGCAGATGGAATTCGACTTCGCCAAGGTCGTGGAGGCATCGAAGGACAACCCGGTTTTCTATGTCCAGTACGCCCATGCCCGGATCCGCTCGACGCTGAGAAAGGCGGCCGAGGCCGGCTTTGCCCCTTCGGGCGATGCGCTTGACCGGCTTGGCGATGAGGAAATCGCGCTCATCCGCCTTGCCGCGCGCTTCCCGCGCGAGATCGAGGCCGCCGCGCGGGCGCGCGAGCCGCACCGGATCGCCTTCTATCTCTACGACCTCGCGGCCGAGCTCCATGCTTTCTGGAATCTTGGCAACGATTCGCCCGAAAAGCGCTTCATCGTGGAACAGGACGCCGAGCTTACGGGCGCGAGGCTTTTCCTGGGGCAGGCGATCGGGCAAGTCGTTCGGGCCGGGCTGGCCGTGTTGGGGGTGGAAGCGGTAGAATCCATGTAG
- the nagZ gene encoding beta-N-acetylhexosaminidase, translating into MTPAIFGCSGPSLTADERAFFREADPAGYILFGRNCIDREQLRALTDDLRALHGRERLLISIDQEGGRVARLRPPHWGAYPTGEAFARLYSVAPASAIQAARLSARAMALELSAMGITVDYHPPLDLRMASAHDVIGDRAFGEDPVQVAAIGRAVLEGLAEGGVAGCIKHMPGHGRSMVDSHREMPTVRESADELERDLAPFRALACSARIGMTGHLLFPIWDEENPATLSPTIITEVIRGSIGFEGLLLTDDIDMEALTDTIPERSARAIAAGCDVVLNCWAKMDDMTGICEALPAMDDEALTRLDRALEETCVAEAMGSEHADLIAERDALLALTGEHA; encoded by the coding sequence ATGACACCGGCGATTTTCGGATGTTCCGGCCCTAGCCTTACGGCCGATGAACGCGCCTTCTTCCGCGAAGCGGATCCGGCGGGCTACATCCTGTTCGGTCGCAATTGCATCGACCGGGAACAATTGCGCGCGCTCACCGACGACCTGCGCGCGCTTCACGGGCGGGAGCGGCTGCTGATCTCGATCGACCAGGAAGGCGGCCGCGTCGCCCGGTTGCGCCCGCCTCATTGGGGCGCCTATCCTACGGGCGAGGCGTTCGCTCGGCTCTACAGCGTCGCTCCTGCAAGCGCGATCCAGGCCGCGCGGCTCAGCGCGCGGGCGATGGCGCTCGAGCTTTCGGCGATGGGGATCACGGTCGATTACCATCCGCCCCTCGACCTCAGAATGGCCAGCGCGCACGACGTGATCGGCGACCGCGCTTTCGGCGAGGACCCGGTGCAGGTCGCCGCGATCGGGCGCGCGGTCCTCGAAGGGCTGGCCGAAGGCGGGGTCGCGGGCTGTATCAAGCACATGCCCGGCCATGGGCGTTCGATGGTCGATTCGCACCGCGAGATGCCGACCGTCCGTGAAAGCGCCGACGAACTGGAGCGTGACCTCGCCCCGTTCCGCGCGCTCGCCTGCTCTGCGCGGATCGGGATGACGGGGCACCTGCTCTTTCCAATCTGGGACGAAGAGAACCCGGCGACCCTCTCGCCCACGATCATCACCGAGGTGATCCGCGGGTCGATCGGCTTCGAAGGGCTGCTTCTGACCGACGACATTGACATGGAAGCGCTCACCGACACGATCCCCGAACGCTCGGCCCGCGCTATCGCGGCGGGCTGCGACGTGGTGCTCAATTGCTGGGCGAAGATGGACGACATGACGGGCATCTGCGAGGCTCTCCCGGCGATGGATGACGAGGCGCTCACCCGGCTCGATCGCGCGCTGGAAGAAACCTGCGTGGCCGAGGCGATGGGCTCCGAACACGCCGACCTCATCGCCGAGCGCGACGCTCTGCTCGCGCTCACCGGAGAACACGCATGA
- a CDS encoding NAD(P)/FAD-dependent oxidoreductase → MTGTVHDFAIVGAGMAGASIAAELAAHARVCVLEAEDAPGYHSTGRSAAFWEECYGGPGVVPLTLPSGRFLRERGFLNGRGALYVGRGEDRATMDAFMRSFEGTGVTIERLGREGLEARVPHMRADWVDAIWEPACADIDVAGLHQHYLKKLRAAGVDLACRARVANLTREDGIWRIGCEDGREFLAANLVNAAGAWADTVAHMAGAQRLGIDPKRRTVAQLRVSPAAPDDLPLTLDINGGFYFKSDNGRLWLSPHDEVPSEPCDAAPEEMDVALAIDRFEKVTEWRIEAVEHRWAGLRSFAPDRLPVYGPDPLVPGFLWFAGQGGFGIQTAPAAARLGAQIMLGLKADAMTADIDASAYSPERFHAGENARTG, encoded by the coding sequence ATGACCGGGACTGTTCACGATTTCGCCATCGTCGGCGCCGGAATGGCCGGCGCGAGCATCGCCGCCGAGCTTGCTGCGCATGCCAGGGTCTGCGTGCTTGAGGCGGAGGACGCGCCGGGCTATCATTCGACCGGACGCTCGGCCGCATTCTGGGAGGAATGCTATGGCGGGCCGGGCGTGGTCCCGCTGACGCTTCCCTCCGGGCGCTTTCTGCGCGAACGTGGATTCCTTAATGGGCGCGGCGCGCTCTATGTCGGGCGGGGCGAGGATCGGGCGACAATGGACGCCTTCATGCGCTCCTTCGAAGGCACGGGCGTCACGATCGAGCGGTTGGGCCGCGAGGGGCTCGAAGCGCGCGTACCGCACATGCGCGCCGATTGGGTCGATGCGATATGGGAACCGGCCTGTGCCGACATCGACGTTGCGGGGCTGCACCAGCACTATCTCAAGAAACTGCGCGCCGCCGGGGTCGACCTGGCCTGCCGTGCGCGCGTCGCCAACCTTACGCGCGAAGACGGCATCTGGCGGATCGGATGCGAGGACGGGCGCGAATTCCTGGCCGCGAACCTCGTCAATGCGGCGGGCGCGTGGGCCGACACCGTCGCGCACATGGCGGGCGCCCAGCGGCTCGGCATCGATCCCAAGCGGCGCACGGTCGCGCAATTGCGGGTTTCGCCCGCCGCCCCCGACGACCTGCCGCTGACGCTCGACATCAATGGCGGATTCTATTTCAAGTCGGACAATGGCCGTCTCTGGCTCAGTCCGCATGACGAAGTGCCGAGCGAACCGTGCGATGCCGCGCCAGAGGAAATGGACGTTGCGCTCGCGATCGACCGGTTCGAAAAGGTGACCGAATGGCGGATCGAGGCGGTCGAGCATCGCTGGGCGGGGCTGAGGAGCTTCGCCCCCGACCGGCTGCCGGTCTACGGGCCGGACCCGCTGGTGCCGGGCTTTCTCTGGTTCGCCGGCCAGGGAGGCTTCGGCATTCAGACCGCGCCCGCCGCCGCGCGGCTGGGGGCGCAGATCATGCTCGGGCTGAAGGCCGATGCGATGACCGCCGACATCGACGCGTCCGCCTATTCGCCGGAGCGATTTCACGCCGGGGAAAATGCCCGGACTGGCTAG
- the rnhA gene encoding ribonuclease HI, with the protein MKRVEVFTDGACKGNPGPGGWGALLRMGEHEKELSGGEVDTTNNRMELTAAIRGLAALTEPCRVELYSDSKYVLDGMTRWVEGWKKRGWVNASKKPVRNADLWHDLIDVAARHEVTWHWVRGHSGHPENDRVDRLASDEAERIARGDEG; encoded by the coding sequence ATGAAACGGGTCGAGGTTTTCACCGACGGCGCCTGCAAGGGCAATCCCGGCCCAGGCGGCTGGGGCGCGCTGTTGCGCATGGGCGAGCACGAGAAAGAGCTTTCGGGCGGCGAGGTGGACACGACCAACAACCGAATGGAACTCACCGCCGCCATTCGCGGGCTCGCCGCACTGACCGAACCGTGCCGGGTCGAGCTCTATTCCGACAGCAAATACGTCCTCGACGGGATGACCCGCTGGGTCGAAGGCTGGAAGAAACGCGGCTGGGTGAATGCCAGCAAGAAGCCGGTGCGCAATGCCGATCTATGGCATGACCTGATCGATGTCGCAGCCCGCCACGAGGTTACATGGCACTGGGTAAGGGGGCATTCGGGCCACCCGGAAAACGACCGGGTGGACCGGCTTGCCAGCGACGAAGCGGAGAGGATCGCGCGCGGCGACGAGGGATGA
- a CDS encoding YegP family protein, with product MSHAFEIYKDKAGEFRVRFKYNSEIMFSTEGYSSKASAQNAIASIKKNGPDAPIEDNS from the coding sequence ATGTCTCACGCGTTCGAGATCTACAAGGACAAGGCCGGCGAATTCCGCGTGCGGTTCAAGTACAATTCGGAAATCATGTTCTCGACCGAAGGCTATTCGAGCAAGGCGAGCGCGCAGAACGCCATCGCATCGATCAAGAAGAACGGCCCCGACGCGCCGATCGAAGACAATAGCTGA
- a CDS encoding homoserine kinase, whose protein sequence is MAVYTHLGAEELARLISEYDVGELISAKGIAEGVSNSNWLVETSGTGAGTQRFILTMYERRIELSDLPYFLGLLDHLSERSCPVPRTIHDRGGAAYRMERGKAVAMIEYLPGVSPTRPTPAQASAVGAALARIHIEGRDFPLRRANTMGFADNLAILEFCGQEALGGIHPELPALLAPAREAAALDLSALPRANIHADLFPDNVLMLGKQVTGMIDFYFACTDVMALDLATTHAAWCFHADTNVYDPERGEALLSAYQAVRPLEEDERALFGRIAQGAALRFVASRAEDWLDTPEDALVTRKDPMEFAARWRFYAENGDRLLA, encoded by the coding sequence ATGGCGGTCTATACCCATCTCGGCGCGGAGGAACTCGCCCGGCTGATCAGCGAATACGATGTCGGCGAACTGATCTCGGCCAAGGGCATTGCCGAAGGCGTCTCCAATTCGAACTGGCTGGTCGAAACCTCCGGCACCGGCGCGGGCACGCAGCGCTTCATCCTGACGATGTACGAAAGACGGATCGAGCTATCGGACCTGCCCTATTTCCTGGGCCTGCTCGATCACCTTTCCGAGCGCTCCTGCCCTGTCCCGCGCACGATCCACGATCGCGGCGGCGCGGCCTACCGGATGGAACGCGGCAAGGCGGTTGCCATGATCGAATACCTGCCGGGCGTCTCTCCCACTCGGCCCACTCCGGCGCAGGCAAGCGCGGTGGGCGCGGCGCTGGCCCGCATCCATATCGAAGGACGCGACTTTCCTCTCAGGCGGGCCAACACGATGGGTTTCGCCGACAATCTGGCGATACTCGAATTCTGCGGCCAGGAAGCTCTCGGCGGGATCCATCCGGAACTTCCCGCCCTTCTCGCCCCTGCGCGCGAGGCGGCCGCGCTCGACCTTTCCGCCCTTCCGCGGGCGAATATCCATGCCGATCTCTTCCCTGACAATGTCCTCATGCTGGGCAAACAGGTCACCGGGATGATCGACTTCTATTTCGCCTGCACCGACGTGATGGCACTCGACCTTGCGACCACCCATGCCGCCTGGTGCTTCCATGCCGACACCAACGTCTACGATCCCGAACGGGGTGAAGCGCTGCTTTCCGCCTACCAAGCGGTCCGCCCGCTTGAGGAGGACGAGCGCGCGTTGTTCGGGCGAATCGCGCAAGGCGCTGCCCTGCGCTTTGTCGCGAGCCGAGCGGAGGACTGGCTCGATACGCCCGAAGACGCGCTCGTCACTCGCAAGGACCCGATGGAATTCGCCGCCCGCTGGCGCTTCTATGCCGAAAACGGCGACCGGCTCCTCGCCTGA
- the ispH gene encoding 4-hydroxy-3-methylbut-2-enyl diphosphate reductase — protein MNAPMPETPLAESAAPAASAAADAAPLNLLIAAPRGFCAGVDRAIEIVEKALERYGAPVYVRHEIVHNKYVVEGLEAKGAIFIEELDEVPDDAPVVFSAHGVPKSVPAEAKRRKLLYVDATCPLVSKVHRQAERQIEKGRHIIFVGHEGHPEVIGTMGQVEPGQMTLVETIEDVDKLPFDSDEPLSYLTQTTLSVDDTREVIEALEWRYPNIEGPKAEDICYATSNRQAAVKEIAQDCDFVLVIGAPNSSNSLRLVEVAERLGTPSKLIQRASEIDPAWLEGVTTLGITAGASAPEILVREVVEALGRMRPIAEETITAAEEKMVFKLPRQLTE, from the coding sequence ATGAACGCGCCCATGCCCGAAACGCCGCTCGCCGAGAGCGCCGCCCCCGCAGCTTCTGCCGCAGCCGATGCGGCTCCGCTCAACCTCCTGATCGCCGCCCCGCGCGGGTTCTGCGCCGGGGTCGACCGGGCGATCGAGATCGTCGAGAAGGCGCTCGAACGCTATGGCGCGCCGGTCTATGTCCGGCACGAGATCGTCCACAACAAATACGTGGTCGAGGGACTCGAAGCGAAAGGCGCGATCTTCATCGAGGAACTCGACGAGGTGCCCGACGATGCGCCGGTCGTCTTCAGCGCGCATGGCGTGCCCAAATCGGTGCCCGCAGAGGCCAAGCGGCGCAAGCTGCTCTATGTCGATGCGACCTGTCCGCTGGTCTCCAAGGTTCACCGCCAGGCCGAACGCCAGATCGAAAAGGGGCGCCACATAATCTTCGTCGGCCACGAGGGCCACCCCGAAGTGATCGGCACGATGGGCCAGGTGGAGCCCGGCCAGATGACGCTGGTCGAGACGATCGAAGATGTCGACAAGCTCCCCTTCGACAGCGACGAACCGCTGTCCTATCTGACCCAGACGACGCTTTCGGTGGACGACACGCGCGAAGTCATCGAGGCGCTCGAATGGCGCTATCCCAATATCGAGGGGCCGAAGGCGGAGGACATATGCTATGCCACCTCGAACCGCCAGGCCGCGGTCAAGGAGATCGCGCAGGATTGCGATTTCGTGCTGGTGATCGGGGCGCCCAATTCGTCCAATTCGCTGCGCCTCGTCGAGGTCGCGGAGCGGCTTGGTACGCCCTCGAAACTGATCCAGCGTGCATCCGAGATCGACCCCGCATGGCTCGAAGGGGTGACGACGCTCGGCATCACGGCAGGTGCCTCGGCGCCCGAGATCCTGGTGCGCGAAGTGGTCGAGGCGCTCGGCAGGATGCGCCCGATCGCCGAGGAGACGATCACCGCGGCGGAAGAAAAGATGGTCTTCAAGCTGCCTCGCCAGCTCACCGAATAG
- a CDS encoding SPOR domain-containing protein, which translates to MHTKVMVEAEYEEIDDGEELALSGDDSLPWLESDEEDDEAGGIDTAQVIGFVAILVALLVIVVGGIWYFTNRAGDGEFVADGSIIAAPDIPVKVKPDDPGGKEFEGTGNVAPVVGEGQTREGRVASDEEPVPAPAETAAPEPREAATDDGVAVQLAAYSSRARAQQGWNELSRRTDALSGVRYRIAEGQIDIGTVYRLQAMASDRAGADVLCAALKADGLDCQVKP; encoded by the coding sequence GTGCACACCAAGGTGATGGTCGAGGCCGAATACGAAGAGATCGACGACGGCGAGGAGCTGGCACTGTCCGGCGACGACAGCCTGCCCTGGCTCGAATCCGACGAGGAGGACGACGAGGCAGGCGGGATCGACACCGCGCAGGTGATCGGCTTCGTCGCGATCCTGGTCGCCCTGCTCGTGATCGTCGTGGGCGGGATCTGGTATTTCACGAACCGCGCGGGCGATGGCGAATTTGTCGCCGACGGCAGCATCATTGCTGCGCCCGATATCCCGGTGAAAGTCAAACCCGACGATCCCGGAGGCAAGGAATTCGAAGGCACGGGCAATGTCGCTCCGGTGGTCGGCGAAGGCCAGACCCGCGAAGGCCGGGTCGCGAGCGATGAAGAGCCTGTTCCCGCACCCGCCGAAACGGCCGCCCCGGAACCACGGGAAGCGGCAACGGATGACGGCGTCGCGGTCCAGCTCGCCGCCTATTCAAGCCGCGCCCGCGCACAGCAGGGCTGGAACGAGCTGTCGCGCCGCACGGATGCGCTCTCCGGCGTGCGCTACCGCATTGCCGAGGGGCAGATCGACATCGGCACGGTCTATCGCCTCCAGGCGATGGCGAGCGACCGGGCCGGCGCCGATGTGCTGTGCGCCGCGCTAAAGGCCGACGGGCTCGATTGCCAGGTCAAGCCCTGA